In the genome of Rhodoferax sp. BAB1, one region contains:
- a CDS encoding MarR family winged helix-turn-helix transcriptional regulator, translated as MPNKTLTPDQALQLDKQLCFALYSASHAMSKAYKPHLDALGLTYPQYVAMLVLWERDGLTVSEIGERLFLDSGTLTPLLKRLEGAGYISRLRDAADERRVLIQLTAAGRKLKAKAAPIPGCMLEAAQCSLNELTTLTRQVQQLRDRLQA; from the coding sequence ATGCCGAACAAAACGCTGACCCCCGACCAGGCCCTGCAGCTGGACAAACAGCTCTGCTTTGCCCTGTATTCCGCCTCGCACGCCATGTCCAAGGCCTACAAGCCGCACCTGGACGCGCTGGGCCTGACCTACCCGCAGTACGTGGCCATGCTGGTGCTGTGGGAGCGTGACGGCCTGACGGTGTCCGAGATCGGCGAGCGCCTCTTTCTCGACTCCGGCACGCTCACGCCCCTGCTCAAGCGGCTCGAGGGTGCGGGTTACATCAGCCGCCTGCGCGATGCGGCCGACGAGCGGCGCGTGCTGATCCAGCTCACCGCTGCCGGCCGCAAGCTCAAGGCCAAGGCCGCTCCCATTCCCGGCTGCATGCTCGAAGCCGCGCAGTGCTCGCTGAACGAACTCACGACCCTGACCCGCCAGGTCCAGCAGCTGCGCGATCGCCTGCAGGCCTGA
- a CDS encoding prenyltransferase, protein MSTPSPTPPLRTLLRMTRPGFLGITVVAVLLGIAIAAACGHGPHVGTGMATLLLACLAHAAGNVLNDYHDALNGADAANTAGIHPFTGGSRLIQERVVTPQQTRELFYLLAFLLCAFGLLLAVKSTGWVIVLGLAGVLLTWAYSAPPLALMKHGMGEFAVALVWGLVVIGADAVQRGSLFIIPVVTALSYALLVSNILLINGVPDAPSDAQVGKRTLAVLLGPRGAALAYLLISTLAHGWLAGGVWLLYQPEPALWGLLSWPLSLLAFVLFWRAARTPQQLRPAIVLTIAAALLHGLAMAAGFWSMHLG, encoded by the coding sequence ATGTCCACACCATCCCCCACCCCACCCCTGCGCACCCTGCTGCGCATGACCCGCCCCGGTTTCCTGGGCATCACCGTCGTCGCCGTGCTGCTGGGCATCGCCATTGCCGCGGCCTGCGGCCATGGCCCCCATGTGGGGACCGGCATGGCCACGCTGCTGCTGGCCTGCCTGGCCCATGCCGCCGGCAATGTGCTGAATGACTACCACGACGCCCTGAATGGGGCGGACGCGGCCAATACGGCGGGCATCCATCCCTTTACCGGCGGCTCACGCCTGATCCAGGAGCGGGTCGTCACCCCGCAGCAGACCCGCGAACTTTTTTACCTGCTGGCTTTCCTGCTGTGCGCCTTCGGCCTGCTGCTGGCCGTCAAGAGCACGGGCTGGGTGATCGTGCTGGGGCTGGCCGGTGTGCTGCTGACCTGGGCCTATTCGGCGCCGCCGCTGGCCTTGATGAAACACGGCATGGGCGAATTCGCGGTGGCCCTGGTCTGGGGCCTGGTCGTGATCGGTGCGGATGCCGTGCAGCGCGGCAGCCTTTTCATCATCCCCGTGGTCACGGCGCTCAGTTACGCGCTGCTGGTGAGCAACATCCTGCTGATCAACGGCGTCCCCGATGCGCCGTCGGACGCCCAGGTCGGCAAGCGCACGCTGGCGGTGCTGCTGGGTCCGCGCGGCGCCGCGCTGGCCTACCTGCTGATCAGCACGCTGGCCCATGGCTGGCTGGCTGGCGGTGTCTGGCTGCTCTACCAGCCTGAGCCGGCCCTCTGGGGGCTGCTGTCCTGGCCCCTGTCGCTGCTGGCTTTCGTGCTGTTCTGGCGGGCGGCCCGGACGCCACAGCAACTGCGCCCGGCCATCGTGCTGACCATCGCCGCCGCCCTGCTGCACGGCCTGGCCATGGCGGCCGGTTTCTGGTCCATGCACCTGGGATGA
- a CDS encoding tripartite tricarboxylate transporter substrate binding protein: MNQHDAELNRRDYLKLMGAAGLAASGVTAQAQSAWPSKPVRWIVPFAPGGTSSIVARSIGAELTKQTGASFVVDNKGGGGGVPAMLELLRAPADGYTFVMSHIGLMAVNPIIYPDAGYDLKKDFVPVTLVNRLPSLYCVHKDVPVTDMKSLVAYVKARPGRLNYASAGNASAGHLAWEALKLATGMFITHIPYRGTGPALNDVLAGRIEFFSAGTPALLPHIKSGALRCIAVGSPTRISALPDVQSVAETYPGFQTEQWYGIHARAGTPRDIILRMQQEVAKALKAPDVVAKHEAESAIPGGGSPEEYGAFIAKEQARWKDVVIKGGIKAG; the protein is encoded by the coding sequence ATGAACCAACATGATGCAGAACTGAACCGGCGCGACTACCTGAAGCTGATGGGCGCAGCCGGCCTGGCGGCCTCCGGCGTGACGGCCCAGGCCCAAAGCGCCTGGCCCAGCAAGCCCGTGCGCTGGATCGTTCCTTTCGCGCCCGGTGGTACCTCCAGCATCGTGGCCCGCAGCATCGGCGCCGAACTCACCAAACAGACGGGTGCATCCTTTGTCGTCGACAACAAGGGCGGCGGCGGCGGTGTGCCCGCCATGCTGGAGCTGCTGCGTGCGCCGGCCGATGGTTACACCTTCGTCATGAGCCATATCGGCCTGATGGCGGTCAACCCCATCATCTACCCCGATGCCGGCTACGACCTGAAGAAGGACTTTGTGCCGGTGACCCTGGTCAACCGCCTGCCCAGCCTGTACTGCGTGCACAAGGATGTGCCGGTCACCGACATGAAGTCGCTGGTGGCCTACGTCAAGGCCCGCCCGGGCCGCCTCAACTATGCCTCCGCCGGCAACGCCAGCGCGGGCCACCTGGCCTGGGAAGCGCTGAAACTGGCGACGGGCATGTTCATCACCCACATCCCCTACCGCGGCACCGGCCCGGCCCTGAACGACGTGCTGGCCGGCCGCATCGAGTTCTTCTCTGCCGGCACCCCGGCGCTGCTGCCGCACATCAAGAGCGGCGCGCTGCGCTGCATTGCCGTGGGCTCGCCCACGCGCATCTCCGCGCTGCCCGATGTCCAGTCCGTGGCCGAAACCTACCCCGGCTTCCAGACCGAGCAGTGGTATGGCATCCACGCCCGCGCCGGCACGCCCCGCGACATCATCCTGCGCATGCAGCAGGAAGTTGCCAAGGCGCTGAAGGCCCCTGACGTCGTGGCCAAGCACGAAGCCGAAAGCGCCATCCCCGGCGGCGGCTCTCCCGAGGAATACGGCGCCTTCATCGCGAAGGAACAGGCACGCTGGAAAGACGTGGTCATCAAGGGTGGCATCAAGGCCGGCTGA
- a CDS encoding organic hydroperoxide resistance protein, producing MTTVLNKVLYTAKAHTTGGRDGRSVTDDGLLDVRLAPPKALGGAGGATNPEQLFAAGYSACYLSALKHVAGMKKVSIPADAAVDAEVDIGPIAQGFGLSVRLAVSLPGLDRAVAQELVDTAHQVCPYSNATRGNIAVDLRLV from the coding sequence ATGACCACCGTCCTCAACAAGGTTCTCTACACCGCCAAGGCCCACACCACGGGTGGCCGTGACGGCCGCTCCGTCACCGACGACGGTCTGCTCGACGTCAGGCTGGCACCTCCGAAGGCCCTGGGCGGCGCCGGTGGCGCCACCAACCCCGAGCAGCTGTTTGCTGCCGGTTACTCGGCCTGCTACCTGAGCGCGCTCAAGCATGTGGCCGGCATGAAGAAGGTGAGCATCCCGGCCGACGCGGCGGTGGACGCCGAAGTGGACATCGGCCCCATCGCCCAGGGTTTCGGCCTGTCCGTGCGCCTGGCTGTCAGCCTGCCCGGCCTGGACCGTGCCGTGGCGCAGGAGCTGGTGGACACCGCCCACCAGGTCTGCCCCTATTCCAACGCGACCCGCGGCAACATCGCCGTCGACCTGCGTCTGGTCTGA
- a CDS encoding c-type cytochrome: protein MAKISWCAGAISLLLLTGCTVDWQNRHAAQEVAQLSAAPGSVYLGWRVFQDKCAACHGAAATGTANAPDLLPRVRTMGERQFVSLVLQRYDLSQPATQARSGTAAGEAQVEVIMQRKEAPLSMPAWQSEPRVNAHILDLHAYLSARAQGRQGAERPTP, encoded by the coding sequence ATGGCCAAAATTTCGTGGTGTGCGGGCGCGATCTCGCTGCTGTTGCTGACCGGTTGTACGGTGGACTGGCAGAACCGGCATGCCGCGCAGGAGGTCGCCCAGCTATCCGCTGCGCCCGGCTCGGTCTACCTGGGCTGGCGCGTGTTCCAGGACAAATGCGCCGCCTGCCATGGGGCGGCCGCCACCGGCACGGCCAACGCCCCCGATCTGCTGCCCCGCGTGCGCACCATGGGCGAACGCCAGTTCGTGAGCCTGGTGCTGCAGCGCTACGACCTGAGCCAGCCGGCCACGCAGGCCCGCAGCGGGACGGCAGCGGGCGAGGCGCAGGTCGAAGTCATCATGCAGCGCAAGGAGGCACCCCTCAGCATGCCGGCCTGGCAGAGCGAGCCGCGCGTGAACGCGCACATCCTGGACCTGCACGCCTACCTGTCGGCACGTGCCCAGGGCCGTCAGGGGGCGGAGCGCCCCACGCCCTGA